Below is a window of Neochlamydia sp. AcF84 DNA.
CCCTCTACTATCTACCTGATCTTATTCAGGCCCAGCAAAAAGGTGCTGGTTTGAAATTAGCAGGCGTTTTAGTGGGCCAACCATTGAATAGCTTTATTTTCCGCCAAGGAGAGGGAATAAGCTCCCCTAAGGATTTGTCCGGCAAAATCATAGGTTATAGCTTAGGGGGTAACAATCTAAAAGTATTACAGCGCTTATTGCATGCTAATGATCTACTTCCCAAGAAAATTATCAATGTAAATTTCGATCTTGTCACCCTCTTAGCCAATCGGCATGTCGATGTCATTTATGGAGCTTTTTGGAATATTGAAGGTGAACATCTAGAGGCATTAAATATAAAGAACTCTTGTTTTAAAGTAACGCAATTAGGTCACCCTGTTTACAGCGAATTGATTTTTATCAGTAGACATGATTTTAACAGGTTAGAGGCTTTTAAGCTAGCTATGCAAGAAAGCATTGATTACTGTAAAGCTTATCCTGAAGAAGCTTTTGAACTTTATGCTCATTGTCACTCTGAAAAGAGCGCTGCGACCATTAGGTGGGAAAAACAGGCTTGGTTAAAGACAGTTCCGCTCTTGGCAGAATCTCAGCAGATTTCAAGGCAAGAGTGTGCTTATCTAAAAAGATGGATGGAAGAATTGTAAAATGAATTTTTAGTAGGGAGCCTTCAGTTGAGCTTTTCTTTTTGATACTTCTCCAGCTCATTTATCTAAAAGCGAAGTTTTGTTTATTTAAAAGCTTTTTTTTAAGTTCTCCGACCTTCCTAATAAAAGGAATCACCGGAGAACCTATGAGCTATTTTAATGACCAAAATAGCTTTTGATCATTGAAGCTAGTTGGCTTTTATTCACAAATCCAGAAGATCGACCGAGCTCTTTGCCGTCCCTGATAAAAATAAGGGTAGGAAGAGCTTGAATATTGAAATGATCGGATAAATTTTTTTGCTGATCAGCATTGAGCTTAACAAATAGATAACGGTTACCTAATTCCTTGTTTAATTCCTCAAAAATAGGAGCTAGTTGCTTACAAGGACCGCACCAATCGGTGTAAACATCTAGAATGATAGGTAAAGGATTACTAAGAATTTGTTGAAAATTATCGGCGTTTAAGTAGACGATCGATGAAGCAGGCCTGTTGTACCTGGTCTGAGAGGAGTGGAAATTTTCATGCCTAGTAGGACTAGGAGCCGCAGTTAGCAGTGAGCAATTTAAAAATATAGATAGAGACGCTAATATTTTTTTCATGTTTTACCTCCTTGTTTTATTTATTACTTTAGCAAACTTTCATCATTACAAGCTATTTTAAATTCCATCTTATCTTTAGTGCCCAACCGATTATCAGCTAATACTTACTTAAGCTTCACTTGATGGGTAGCTACTTGTTAAATAAGTGTCCTAGTCCGTTGATTTTTAGGGAGCAAAGGCTACCTTTTCTTCTTCTTTGATTTTCAGATCTTAAGAATGCATGCCTCTTTCGACTCCTTCCCATCCTATCGGAAAAGGATGGTCCTCATAGCCAATAGGGCTTGAAGATGAACTAATACCTGCCATTTGCTTTTCGATAATAAGGCTTTCATTTATATAGAGCTTTACTTCTGTACTTATTAACGATAATCAATGTTCCCTCTTTGGCTTGTTTTAGATAGCGCACTTGCTTTATAACAACTTGCTATAGGTCTTTTGATTTTCAGAAGGTCGTTATTAAGAAAGCGGGTAGCCGAACCATCTAAAAGATTGGATCGTGACGTAGCTGTCGCTTATGCGTTTCAGTTGATTAAAATAATCGTTATAAATGCCCTAGATGATTTGGTCCCATTTCTTTATTCTATTTTCAAAAATAGTAGGTCTACCGAATAATTTTCCAACACCTCTGCACGTAAGTTGAGTGATTCGGTGGCTAATCCTATGATTATTGAGCTAACAAAGAATGTAAAGGCTGCTTATGGAGATGGTGTTTATGATAAATAAGCTTTCTGCTGCTCAATTTATAGTCGAGGTATAAGCCTTTTATAATTTCTCTCGTGAAGAGGAAGGCTAAGCTACGAGATGGGCAAGAGCGAGAAAAAAAGGAGTGCTTTGAAAGCCATTCCACGCTTTGGCAAGAGGATCATGCCAGGCAGCTTGGGAAGAAGCTTTAGGAGTATATAGAAGATGCTTACCGAAACGGTAATGTCTCGTTTTAAGAAAGACTTTGGTAGAGGTTGGCGTTCTATGAAGCTAGCTTTTCAGCGAGCGGGGCTCTAGGTTAAGACTTTTAGCTATGAAAAGGATAGAGAAGCTTAAAATCCTTAAAAGACATTAGGCATTAACTTAAAGGGGGTAAAGCTTGATATAACACCTATAATTTAACCAAACAAAATAATAGATCATTTACACAACAAGGTTGGATTCTCTACTAGGTAAGGAATTAGAAAAATGAAGTTTTATAGGAAAATCAAACTAAAAAACATATTTTCTTATTTTAATTAATAAATATAGGGCTTATAGTTAGCCGCGGATAATTTTTTGAATTAAAGCTTGGAAAGCAAGGATAGCCTATAAACGCTTGGCTATAGCTACTTGCTAGCAATAAATCATTAATATTTCTTAGGATTGATTAGATTGTTAAATAATGCAAGCTTTGCTATTAGCCTTATAAAACATTAAAGAAAGGGCTTAACCTCATGCAAGTTCCAAATCTCTCTCCCCATCCTCTATCAAAGATTTCACCTGAAATTCCCCTATCTGAGATTTCCCCCGAGATCCACAAGATGTTACAAAATCCTGAACTTTACGACATGGTCCAGGGTACTCTATGTGGCCGGCTGATTAAATTGCTTCTAGCACGCAGTAATACCACTTTAGAAAAGCATTTATATGCATACAAAGCTAAAGGAATTGTACTCTCAAAAAGGCTAGAAACCGTATGGGGAATAGCCCAAGCCACAGATAATCAAGAAGCCCTTGATATACTTTATAAGTATAATCCTAACTTAGCTTCCATCTGCCATATTAAGCTTATGGCTCATCGATTTGGTATTGTCGGTAAAAGCCAAATAAATGGGCAGTCTTTTGAGTTAGAAGGTTCTGATCATCGCATTACCTTTCAAGCTCTTCATACTTCGCTTAAACAGCATCTCGACCTTCCTGAGCAAGAGATGATTCTTCCTATTATTGAAATGACCTTAAAAGTTGAAAAAGATCCTCATACAAAGGATCAAATCCTTTTAGATGCCTATCACCAAGGCAAAACAATTTTTTTGCCTTTGCTATTTAGTTTATCTAGAGCCTGTCACATTTATGGTTTCCTCATTAAAGGCAACCGGCTAATCAAGCTTAATAAAGGACTTCACGCAGACCTACCAACAGGCTTACATGTTTATATAATAGGCGATCCTTCTAAGATTAATATTGAATACATTCATAGATTATTGAACACGAATGTATTAAGGACATATTTTGAAAAAGGTGTGGATAAAGAACCTGGCCTTATTCACGACCATTATATCCCTACTACCCTTCAAAGAGGAGGATTTTGTTCTTGGTCTTTAGCCAAAATGGCTTTACGCGGAGGATTTATTTTGGAGGGGATTGAAAATGAAAAAATAAAATATAAAAAATGGAGTCACGCCGATCGTTTTGCCACAGTCATTGATTATCTAAAGCAAGAAAATATAGATCCCCACTTAATCGCTTCGATGTGGTGTAGAACTAAAGACCAAAAAATTAAAGAAGCTTTGGAAGATAGATTAACAACTACGCATATAGCTAATGAAAAATCCACCTCTCTTCATTTAGCAGCAGAAAGCAATAACTTTTCGGTGGTAGAAAAGCTATTGATGGATGGAGAAAATATCCATAGCGAAGATGATGAAGGCTGGACACCCTTAATTGCCGCGGCTTGCCAGGGTCATGTGGAAATGGTGGAATACCTATTGGAAAGAGGAGCCCACGTTAATAAAACGGGTAAAACAGGCCTTAGTGCCTATTGCCACCTATTGTTTCAGATAGGTGAATGCTCTAAAAATCCTAAAATGGAAAGCCGTATCAATAAGGTTGAAAAGGTTTTAATAGAGAAAGGAATTGATACAGATCTTTCCAATGGTTTTAGATGGATGGCACGGCGCCATGCAGAAAGGTTTTAAAAATTTTGCTTTTATATGCTCTGCAGTTTTTCTACCACTTCATTAATCGTTGGCCTTGTTCTTGGGGCAGGAGTTGCACATTTCTATGATGAGCCTTTCTAAATCCACCTCCGCTTTTTGTTTCAGCTCCTTAGGAAAGTAGATTGCTGTATTTCCAGGTCTCTTTTTACCATTATATGATTAAGTAAATATGAACTCTAGAAATTGTTTTACTTATCAAAAAATAATTGATAATCCCCGTGACCGCTTACAATTAAAGCTTGAAAAGCAAGGATAGCCTATAAACGCTTGCCTATAGTTACTTGCTAATAATAAATCATTAATATTTCCTAGGATTGATTAGCTAGATTGATTAGATTGTTAAATAATGAAAGCTTTGCTATTAGCTTTATAAAACATTAAAGAAAGGTTTAACCTTATGCAAGTTCAAAATCTCTCCCCCGCTCCTCTATCAAAGATTTCACCTGAAATTCCTGTGTCTGAGATTTCCCCCGAGGTCCACAAGATGTTACAAAATCCTGAACTTTACGACATGGTCCAGGGTACTCTATGTGGCCGGCTGATTAAATTGCTTCTAGCACGCAGTAATACCATTTTAGAAAAGCATTTATATGCATACAAAGCTAAAGGAATTGTACTCTCAAAAAGGCTAGAAACCGTATGGGGAATAGCCCAAGCCACAGATAATCAAGAAGCCCTTGATATACTTTATAAGTATAATCCTAACTTAGCTTCCATCTGCCATATTAAACTTATGGCTCATCGATTTGGTATTGTCGGTAAAAGCCAAATAAATGGGCAGTCTTTTGACTTAGAAGGTTTTGATCACCGCATTACTTTTCACGCTCTTTATGCTTCCCTTAAACAGCATCTAGATGTTACTGAGCAGGAGGTAATCCTTCCTATTATTGAAATGATCCTAAAAGTTGAAAAAAATCCTTATACAAAGGATCAAATTCTTTTAGACGCCTATCATCAAGGTAAAACAATTTTTTTACCTTTGCTATTTAGTTTATCTAGAGCCGGCCACATTTATGGTTTTCTCATTAAAGGCAACCGTCTAGTCAAGCTTAATAAAGGACTTCATGAAGACCTACCCACTGGCCTACATGTTTATAAAATACCTGATCCTTCTAAGATTAATATTGAATACATTCATAGATTATTGAACACGAATGCATTAATAACTTATTTTGAAAAAGGTGTGGATAAAGAGCTTGGCCTTATTCACGACCACTATATTCCTACTACCCTTCAAAAAGGAGGGTTCTGTTCTTGGTCTGTAGCCAAACTAGCTTTACGCGGAGGATTTATTTTAGAAGGGATAGAAAATGAAAAAATAAAATATAAAAAATGGAGTCAAGCCGATCGTTTTGCCACACTCATCGATTATCTAAAGCAAGAAAATGTAGATCCCCACTTAATTGCTTCTCTATGGTGCAGAACTAAAGACCAGAAAATTAAAGAAGTTTTGGAAGATAGATTAACAACCACGCATATAGCCAATGAAAAATCCACATCTCTTCATTTAGCAGCAGAAAGCAATAACTTTTCAGTGGTAGAAAAGCTATTGATGAATGGAGAAAATATCAATAGCGAAGACGCTGAAGGCTGGACACCCTTAATTGCCGCAGCATGCCAAGGTCATGCTGAAATGGTGGAATACCTGTTGGAAAGAGGAGCCTACGTTAATAAAACGGGTAAAACAGGCCTTAACGCTTATTGTCATCTATTATCTCGACAAGGTAAATGCTCTAAAAATCCTAACATGGAAAAACGTATTAAAAAAGTTAAGCAATTATTAATAGAGAAAGGAATTGACACCGACCTTTCCAATGGTTTTAGATGGATGGCCCAACGCCATGCGAAAGGATTTTAAAAATTTTGCTTTTACATGCTCTGCAGTCTTTCTACCACTTCATCAATCGTTGGTCTTGCTCCGCGGTCGGGTTGCACATTCCTATGATGAGCTCTTCTAAATCACTCCTCGCTTTTTGTTTCAGCTCCTTAGGAAAGTAGATTGCTGTATTTCCAGGTCTCTTTTTACCATTTTAAAAGCTAATCCTATTTTAGCTAAATCTTTATGGCAGTTATGCGCTTCTTGCTTGCTCACTTCTTTGCAAGTAAAGCCTTCTTTGATCGCCTAGCAACCACTTAGCTTAGCATATTCAGCTAGCATTTTTGGATCATTGGTTATTTCGCATCCTTTCTGAAATTCTGTTTAAGTTGCCCTTTTAGTTTAATAATCCTCTTTTTCCAGAAGACTAATTGCCAGTTGCTGCGCGTAAATAAAAGTTATTTAATTTAGATAACTATGTTTTTTAAATTAAATTGTCTCATGAATAAATATTTAAAAATGTTTTTTTTGTAAATAAATTAATTAGATAGCGTTAGATTTTTTAAAAAATTAATAAATTTTTTTTGTTAAATAATGCTTATTATTTTTTTTATTATAATACATACAGTTGATTCTGCTGAATTTTAATAACTTATGATTGTTTGATTTTAATTTTAACAAACAAATTATTTTAATAATTAAATTTATAATTTATAATTAAATTATTGGTAAAGTTGTTTTTTATTAACAATTAGTAAAGGATAGTTATGAATAATGACTATGGTAAAGTTTTAAATTTTTGGGAAGAAAAAGCATCTCAACCTGCTACTACTAGAGAGCAAGTATCCAGGGAGAGAAAGATGCCGGGGCAAGTAAAGGTAAGCGAAAAAGCTAAAGAAATCCTGGCGAAGATCGATTATTTCTTAAACAGGCCTTCCGAAAGAGGTCTTCTTAAAAGGACAAAGCCAGAACAGAAATCAAATAAGCCTCAACAGCTCGAAGAAAAGCCTCCGTCGAAAGAAATTACTTCAGCAAACGAGGAGGCCAAAGGGCGTGCAAAGCCCGTAAATGTTGAAAAATTGAGAAGAGTTTTTGAAAAAAACCATAAAGAGCAACCATCCCAAGCCAGTAAAGCTGCCCCAGGAAAGATAGCCATTCCTCTAGCCTTTATGACACCTGAAGAAAGAGAAATAAAAAGAAAGATGAAAGGTAAAGAGAAGGAAACAGAAGCTGTAGCTGAAAAATCTATAGTAAATGTAGACCTTACCAAGGAAGCAGCCGCTCTTAGTGAGATTGAGGAGGAGTTGTATCGTTTAAATCAAAAGCTAGATGAAGAGCCAAGCTTAGAAGATTTAAATGCAATTAGAGAGGAACTTAGCGATCTTGAAAAGATACTAAGCGAAGGAAATTTCAAATTATCGCCAGAGCAAGATGATCTCTATTTACAGATTAATAACCTTGAGGAAAAGATTAATAGGCACCAAGAGATTGCTTCAAGAGTAGAGGAATCCCAAACAAATCCGTTTCTATTAGAAACAAACTTATCCCAAAGTGATTCAGAGCAGCTTAGTGAGGAATTAGATAAAATATTAGAAACCCTAGCGTTAGATGCAGACGTAGAATCTAATCACCCTACAGAGCTTGCTACAGTAGAAGGGCAAATTAGCCAGCCATTAAAAATGATGGGCGAGGAATCAAAGCGATTTGACTTTAAGGCTATTGAACAAGATATTGTTAGTTTGAAGGAAATTCTAAAGAAAAGCCCCAGGGATTTAATTACGAAAATTAGTGCTAAAGGAGCAGGATTGACGCACTCATATACTGTTTACCCTGACGGGAAGATTGCAGTTCACCTGAAAAAAGAAGAATGGATGCGCATTGGAAATGAATTAAAAGCAGGTTTACTGGGTAAAGGGGGATATAAAAGAGCTAAGTTAATGCAAGATATAGACACTAAAGAAATCAAAGTCAGAGGGGTCTTATTCGAGCCTCTTGATGAGGTAGAGAGAGTAAATATAATCCAATTTATAGAGGATGTAAAAGGCCAACCGCACATTTGTCAAATGGAACATGTGGCATGGAAATCAATGCCTAAAAAACCTGTTTCTATCTGGAGTGCCCAAAAAGCAGGGGGACGCAAGGAGGCTTTTATATCTAAGTATTACCCCTTTTCTGGTGAAAAGGTGTTCTCTTTTATTAAAAGCAATCAGCTTCACAAGCAACTGCATGCTAAAATAGCCCTTCAACTTGCACAAGGAATTCAAATAATGCATGAGAAAGGATGGGTTCATCGGGATCTTAAGCCTGAAAACATCTTCTTGCAATGGGATCCCTCCAATCCCAAAGCAGTAGAGGCTGCTGTAGGGGATTTTGATACTGTCCATAAGAATAGCGACGCCAGCAAGAGAGAAGTTTCCTTAGGCACGCCAGGTTATATCCCACCAGAATATTCAGAGGAAGAGCATGTTAAGGATGCTAGACCTGCAGATGTCTATGCGCTAGGGGTCAGTTTGCTAGAAATGTTCATCAGCCATGGATCTGCTCCCTGGAAGGTGGGTAGGGACCCTATTCCACTTACCTTCTACTTAACGGAGGCAGGTTATAAAGAAGACTTAGAAAAACTAAAACAAAAAGCGAAGAGTGATTTGGAAAGACTTATCATAGAAATGTGTGACCCCGCCCCATCAGCAAGGCCAAAGATTGAGGTGGTGGTAGAAAGGCTGCAGAGAATGCAAAAGTAAAAGTTTTAAAACCTTTCTGCATGGCGTCGGAACATCCATTTAAAACCATTGGAAAGATCTGTATCAATTCCTTTCTCTATTAAAACCTTTTCAACCTTATTGATACGGCTTTCCATTTTGGGATTTTTAGAGCATTCACCTATCTGAGACAATAGGTGGCAATAGGCACTAAGGCCTGTTTTACCCGTTTTATTAACGTGGGCTCCTCTTTCCAATAGGTATTCCACCATTTCAACATGACCCTGGCAAGCCGCGGCAATTAAGGGTGTCCAGCCTTCAGAGTCTTCTTCATTGATATTTACTCCCTCCATCAATAACTTTTCTACCACTGGAAAGTTATTGCTTTCTGCTGCTAAATGAAGAGATGTGGATTTTTCATTAGCTATATGCGTAGTTGTTAATCTATCTTCCAAAGCTTCTTTAATTTTTTGGTCTTTAGTTCTACACCACATCGAAGCGATTAAGTGGGGATCTATATTTTCTTGCTTTAGATAATCGATGAGTGTGGCAAAACGATCGGCTTGACTCCATTTTTTATATTTTATTTCTTCATTCTCTATCCCTTCTAAAATAAAGCTTCCGCGTAAAGCCATTTTGGCTAAAGACCAAGAACAGAATCCTCCTTTTTGAAGGGTAGTAGGGATATAATGGTCGTGAATAAGACCCAGTTCTTTATCCACACCTTTTTCAAAATATGTTCTTAATACGTTCGTGTTCAGTAACCTATGAATGTATTCAATATTAATCTTAGAAGGATCAGCTATTCTATAAACATGTAGCCCAGTAGGTAGGTCTGCATGAAGTCCTTTATTAAGCTTGATTAGCCGGTTGCCTTTAATGAGAAAACCATAAATGTGACAGGCTGTCATTAACTTAAATACCAAAGGCAATAAAATTGTTTTGCCTTGATGATAGGCTTCTAAAAGAATTTCTGGCATTATAGTGGGATCTTTTTCAACTTTTAAGATCATTTCAATAATCGGAAGAATCATCTCTTGCTCAGGAAGATCTAGATGCTGTTTAAGCGAATTATAAAGAGCTTGAAAGGTAATGCGATGATCAGAACCTTCTAACTCAAAAGACTGCCCATTTATTTGGCTTTTACCGACAATGCTAAATCGATGAGCTATAAGTTTAATAGAGCAGATGGAATCTAAGTTAGGATTATACTTATAAAGTATATCAAGAGCTTCTTGATTATCTGTGGCTTGGGCTATTCCCAATATAATCTGTAAGCTTTCTGAGAGCACAACTCCTTTAGCTTTGTATACATATAAATGCTTTTCTAAAGTGGTATTACAGCGTGCTAGAAGCAATTTAACCAGCCGGCCACATAGAGTACCCTCTACCATAGCGTAAAGTTCAGGATTTTGTAACTTCTTGTGGAGCTCGGGGGAAAGCGCAGACACGGGAATTTCAGGTGAAATCTTTGATAGAGGATGGGGAGAGAGATTTGGAACTTGCATGAGGTTAAGCCCTTTCTTTAATGTTTTATAAGGCTAATAGCAAAGCTTTCATTATTTAACAATCTAATCAATCCTAGGAAATATTGATGTTTTATTTTTAGCAAGAAGCTATAGCCAAGCGTTTATAGGCTATCCTTGCTTTCCAAGCTTTAATTCAAAAATTTATCCGCAGCTAACCATAAGCTATAGATCTATTAATTAAAACAAGAAAATATTATTTTAGTTTGATTTTTATATAAAATATTACTTTTTTTGATTTTTTATCTATTAGAGAGTTGGATAACTATAATGCTTAATAAAGTTAGCAGAGGCATATTCTATGCGGGCTAATACTCAAGATTGCTTACTATTCGTCTATCCTAGTTAGATATGCATCTGTAGATGCACTAAAAAGCTTGGGCAAGAACGTAAAGAAGTTAAACCATACCCTTCCCTAACAGATATAGCCTTTGATTTTTGTAAGATGAAGCTTGATGAGGAAGGAGAATGCAAAATCTGTTAGTTTTAGAAAGACAAGCGGAGAATTTGAAGGAAGATCTACTTAAGCATGTGTCCAAATCCATAGAAGATTATTTTGAGGGATTTGACAAAGAGCAATAAAGCGGATGATTTAATAACGAACTGGATGATCTTTTAAGTTGCCAAAGCGCCTAAAAGTTCCTTATAGGCAGAAAGCTTATGATAGATAAGCTTGCTACCCATCCTCTATTCAAAGCATAAATCCCTTAGTACCTCCACGAGGGGAAGGAACCTGCAGCCTAAAAACTGACAAGACCTGGCTGGAGAAAAAGAAATAGTGCGTGGAAAGTTATTTAGAGCTTGGGAGGGAATTTTTTCTTTAGGAAAGGGCTTATCAGTAAGCAGAACTATAGCGTAAGTTTTTGTTTAGGAATAAGATAAAAAAATTGGAATACCTAAAGGGCTAGGGGTGCTAACTTAGTAGCATAAGGCTGCGCCTTAAACAAACGAGCTGCTAGATTATTTACCTAGCAAGGCCATTTAAGGGAGGAAAATTAGAAGATCCTACTTATCAGCTTAATTTATCAAATTGAAGAGGGCCTGCCGGATTTCCTCTGAAAGGGTTGCATAGTGGAGTGGATCATGCCGCACGTTATTTTCTATTTTCCATATCTTATAAATAATTCCATCATGCAGCAATAAAATACGGTCTGCCAGATAAATAGCATCACGAAAGTCATGGGTATTCATTAAAATGGTACAATTCAATTTCTCTTTAAGTTTACGTAATAGTTCATAGATCTGCTCACGAAGTACTACATCTAGCTTGTTAAAAGGCTCGTCCAGCAGCAGGAGAGGGCGTTGTTGCAAAAGAGCACGGGCGAGAGAAACCCGTTGGCGCATTCCTCCAGAAAGTTGCTCAGGATATAGATTAGCACTTTCTTGGAGGCCCATTTCTGAGAGCAAGCTTAATGCTTTTTGCTGGAGGGATAAGCTAGAAGAAGGCTTTTTCCCTAATTCTGTAGGCAGGAGTAAGTTTTCTAGAATTGTTCTCCAAGGAAGCAACAGATCTTCTTGCGCCATAAAAGCAATGGATTCTGCAGGGTAACCTGTGGCCATGCTAATCACCCCTTTTTCAGTCGGTAATAGGCCTGCAAGGAGTTTAAAGAGAGTCGTTTTCCCTGATCCTGACCATCCTACTAAAGAGATGACTTCGTTAGGTGATATATCTAACGAAAGATTTTTTAATATCTTTTTTTCTCCGAAAGAAAAAGAGAGGTTTTGAATTTTTAATAAGAAGGTTGGCATATTCACTCTTTAAGTCTTTTTTATTTTAATAAAAGAGGGGATTGAATGAAACAAAAGCTTAAAGATGGATAGACTGCCTTTCAAGGACCTTGAACAAATAGATGAGTTGCTGGATGGATGTCGCTATTATAACAAGCTTTATTGAAAAGCTTAGAAAATTTTTTACTTCAATCTTCTTTGATGTCTTGAAAGTATCTTCCTGGAAAGGAAAAAAGTAGAGAGCTTGGCTAGCTTTTAAGAGGGCAAAAGATAAACTGCATTGCATAGCACCCTACTATTAGTTCTGTAGCTGTTTCCTCTTGATGACTATCACTAAATTATCTATGATCATCTCACTAATTTTAAAATTTATTAAGGAGAGTTGTGGAAAAAAGTCTCGTTCCTTCTAAAGGAACCGTTTTGTCAGCTATGTTTCTTGTAGCGGGTTGTTGTATTGGTGGAGGAATGCTTGCTTTACCTGTTGCCACAGGTGTGAATGGCTTTATACCTTCTTTAGTGGTCATGGTTATCTGTTGGATAATGATGACAATTACAGGTCTACTTTTATTGGAAGTTAGCCTGTGGATGGAAGAAGGTGTCCATGTTGATACCATGACACACCGTCTTTTAGGAAATATGGGACGTGGGATTAGCTGGATTCTTTATCTCTTTATTTGTTATGCCTCGCTTGTTGCCTATACAGCAGCAGGAGGCCATCAATTAGCTATAGCTTTCGACAGCGTTTTCAATCTTCCCTTGACTAAAGAGCTAGGGTGTACGATTTATATCTTAACTTTTGGGCTCGTTCTCTATTTAGGGAGTGCTATTGTAGGCCGAGTCAATGCAATTTTATTTATGGCAATGCTTGCTTCCTATGTAGCCTTAATTAGCATAGGGATGCCCGAAGTACAAGTTACTTATTTGAAATATAGTCATTGGACAGGTTTTCTATTAGCTATTCCTTTAATGTTGGCCTCTTTTAGCTATCAAACAATGGTGCCAAGTTTGACTCCTTATTTAAAAAAGAACTTAAAGAGCTTACGTTTAGCAATTATTGGAGGGACTTCTATTACCTTTATAGTATATGCTTTATGGCAATGTATGATGTTGGGGATTGTTCCCGTAGAAGGGACCCATGGCTTGGCTCAAGCCTTGATTGATGGTAAGCCTGCCACTCTTTTTTTAAATGAACATGTGCACGGAAAGTATGTAGCAAGTATTGCTCATTTTTTTGCTTTTTTTGCCGTTGTCACTTCTTTTTTAGGGATTGCTTTAGGGCTATTTGATTTCCTTTCCGATGGATTAAAAATTAAAAAGATAGGAATAGGGAATGTAATATTAGGCATCTTAATCATCGTGCCTACACTTGTTTTTGCTACTCAATTTGAAAGAGTGTTTGTAGTCGCTCTAGATTCTTCGGGCGGTTATGGAGATACAATCTTAAATGGCTTTATTCCTGTTTTAATGGTTTGGATAGGCCGATATTCTAAAGGATATCCCGCTTATTTTCGTGTGCCTGGAGGAAAATTACTGCTAAGTCTAGTATTTGTATTTTTTCTTCTATGTTTATTGCTTGAGATTTTTGTACATACCGGCTATTTATCCTCCGTGTATGAAGCCTATGAACTTATCGAAAAAAGAATCGACATTTAGGAGAAACTACCATGAATTTTTTATTAGCTATAAAAGCATTTATTAAAGCTTGGAAGGAGCCCACTAAGGCTTTGGCTTTTCTAGATGATTCGGTGAAAAATTTAGAAAGCCCCAAGCAAGACTATTCACATTTGCGCTTGCTCGCTTTATTGCAGCAGTCAGGGCGGCTTATTGATTTCTTAAAAGAGGATATTCATGCTTTTACTGATGCTCAAGTAGGCGCGGCTGTACGCCAAATTCATCAAGAATGTAGTAAGAACTTGGAAGAACTGGTAACCATACGTCCTATCATGCTAGAAAAAGAGGGAGCAATGATTACAGTACCCAAAGGATATGATACTGCAGCTATAAAAGTATCAGGCCAAGTTAGGGGAGAGCCTCCCTA
It encodes the following:
- the trxA gene encoding thioredoxin, which translates into the protein MKKILASLSIFLNCSLLTAAPSPTRHENFHSSQTRYNRPASSIVYLNADNFQQILSNPLPIILDVYTDWCGPCKQLAPIFEELNKELGNRYLFVKLNADQQKNLSDHFNIQALPTLIFIRDGKELGRSSGFVNKSQLASMIKSYFGH
- a CDS encoding ankyrin repeat domain-containing protein; translated protein: MQVPNLSPHPLSKISPEIPLSEISPEIHKMLQNPELYDMVQGTLCGRLIKLLLARSNTTLEKHLYAYKAKGIVLSKRLETVWGIAQATDNQEALDILYKYNPNLASICHIKLMAHRFGIVGKSQINGQSFELEGSDHRITFQALHTSLKQHLDLPEQEMILPIIEMTLKVEKDPHTKDQILLDAYHQGKTIFLPLLFSLSRACHIYGFLIKGNRLIKLNKGLHADLPTGLHVYIIGDPSKINIEYIHRLLNTNVLRTYFEKGVDKEPGLIHDHYIPTTLQRGGFCSWSLAKMALRGGFILEGIENEKIKYKKWSHADRFATVIDYLKQENIDPHLIASMWCRTKDQKIKEALEDRLTTTHIANEKSTSLHLAAESNNFSVVEKLLMDGENIHSEDDEGWTPLIAAACQGHVEMVEYLLERGAHVNKTGKTGLSAYCHLLFQIGECSKNPKMESRINKVEKVLIEKGIDTDLSNGFRWMARRHAERF
- a CDS encoding ankyrin repeat domain-containing protein; its protein translation is MQVQNLSPAPLSKISPEIPVSEISPEVHKMLQNPELYDMVQGTLCGRLIKLLLARSNTILEKHLYAYKAKGIVLSKRLETVWGIAQATDNQEALDILYKYNPNLASICHIKLMAHRFGIVGKSQINGQSFDLEGFDHRITFHALYASLKQHLDVTEQEVILPIIEMILKVEKNPYTKDQILLDAYHQGKTIFLPLLFSLSRAGHIYGFLIKGNRLVKLNKGLHEDLPTGLHVYKIPDPSKINIEYIHRLLNTNALITYFEKGVDKELGLIHDHYIPTTLQKGGFCSWSVAKLALRGGFILEGIENEKIKYKKWSQADRFATLIDYLKQENVDPHLIASLWCRTKDQKIKEVLEDRLTTTHIANEKSTSLHLAAESNNFSVVEKLLMNGENINSEDAEGWTPLIAAACQGHAEMVEYLLERGAYVNKTGKTGLNAYCHLLSRQGKCSKNPNMEKRIKKVKQLLIEKGIDTDLSNGFRWMAQRHAKGF
- a CDS encoding protein kinase, with the translated sequence MNNDYGKVLNFWEEKASQPATTREQVSRERKMPGQVKVSEKAKEILAKIDYFLNRPSERGLLKRTKPEQKSNKPQQLEEKPPSKEITSANEEAKGRAKPVNVEKLRRVFEKNHKEQPSQASKAAPGKIAIPLAFMTPEEREIKRKMKGKEKETEAVAEKSIVNVDLTKEAAALSEIEEELYRLNQKLDEEPSLEDLNAIREELSDLEKILSEGNFKLSPEQDDLYLQINNLEEKINRHQEIASRVEESQTNPFLLETNLSQSDSEQLSEELDKILETLALDADVESNHPTELATVEGQISQPLKMMGEESKRFDFKAIEQDIVSLKEILKKSPRDLITKISAKGAGLTHSYTVYPDGKIAVHLKKEEWMRIGNELKAGLLGKGGYKRAKLMQDIDTKEIKVRGVLFEPLDEVERVNIIQFIEDVKGQPHICQMEHVAWKSMPKKPVSIWSAQKAGGRKEAFISKYYPFSGEKVFSFIKSNQLHKQLHAKIALQLAQGIQIMHEKGWVHRDLKPENIFLQWDPSNPKAVEAAVGDFDTVHKNSDASKREVSLGTPGYIPPEYSEEEHVKDARPADVYALGVSLLEMFISHGSAPWKVGRDPIPLTFYLTEAGYKEDLEKLKQKAKSDLERLIIEMCDPAPSARPKIEVVVERLQRMQK